One genomic segment of Acinetobacter sp. C26M includes these proteins:
- a CDS encoding ABC transporter ATP-binding protein — protein MPQPIISAQKVTQNIQINQQSLSILKDIDLDIYQGEQIAITGRSGSGKSTLLGILATLDRPSLGELWVCGEAVHTLTEEQRARVRLENIGFVFQSFQLLPQLSALENVMLPLRLQPDFNFKQAEQKALAWLERVGLTRQAQQTPKVLSGGEQQRVAIARALIAEPKIIFADEPTGNLDGQTAEEVEQLLFDLNQELGTTLVLVTHDQNLAALCQRHVKLADGQIQEIVKLQVGV, from the coding sequence ATGCCACAACCGATTATCTCTGCCCAAAAAGTTACACAAAATATTCAAATCAATCAGCAAAGTCTCAGCATCTTAAAAGATATTGATTTAGACATCTATCAAGGTGAACAAATTGCCATTACAGGACGTTCAGGCTCAGGAAAATCAACCTTATTAGGTATCCTCGCGACATTGGATCGACCGAGTCTGGGCGAGTTATGGGTCTGCGGAGAAGCAGTTCATACGCTTACTGAAGAACAACGCGCCCGTGTTCGTTTAGAAAATATTGGCTTTGTCTTTCAATCTTTTCAGCTGTTGCCGCAGTTAAGTGCATTGGAAAATGTGATGTTGCCATTACGTTTGCAACCAGACTTTAATTTCAAGCAGGCAGAACAAAAAGCATTGGCATGGTTGGAAAGGGTCGGATTGACTCGACAAGCGCAGCAAACGCCGAAAGTACTTTCAGGGGGAGAGCAGCAACGTGTTGCGATTGCACGTGCGTTAATTGCAGAGCCAAAAATCATTTTTGCAGATGAACCTACAGGGAATTTAGATGGACAAACTGCGGAAGAGGTTGAACAACTGTTATTTGATTTAAATCAAGAACTCGGTACAACCTTAGTGTTAGTCACCCATGATCAAAACTTGGCTGCACTTTGCCAACGCCACGTCAAACTCGCTGATGGACAAATTCAGGAAATCGTCAAGTTGCAGGTGGGGGTATGA
- a CDS encoding arylesterase: MQKSKVIWSVSKAVGIIAIALLPTLVSAKTILILGDSLSAGYGIDVKQGWVQLLQQRLDQQYPKQHKVVNASVSGETTSGALARLPKLLQTYKPEIVVIELGGNDGLRGQPPQMIQKNLAQLVQLSQKQKANVLLFGIKIPPNYGTAYSTAFENNYKIVSQQYKVKLLPFFLEGVAGQKHLIQNDQIHPNAKAQPIMLNVAYPYIKGAL, encoded by the coding sequence ATGCAAAAATCTAAAGTTATCTGGTCAGTTTCAAAAGCAGTTGGAATCATTGCCATTGCATTGCTCCCAACATTGGTTTCAGCAAAGACTATTTTAATTTTGGGTGATAGCCTGAGCGCAGGTTATGGCATCGATGTAAAACAAGGCTGGGTTCAATTATTACAGCAACGCCTAGACCAACAGTATCCGAAACAGCACAAAGTGGTCAATGCAAGTGTCAGTGGCGAAACCACTAGCGGTGCCTTAGCAAGACTTCCGAAGTTATTGCAAACCTATAAGCCTGAAATCGTGGTCATTGAGCTTGGCGGCAATGATGGATTACGTGGTCAACCGCCACAAATGATTCAAAAGAACCTTGCTCAATTGGTACAACTGAGCCAAAAACAGAAAGCCAATGTTTTACTGTTTGGTATAAAAATACCACCGAATTATGGGACCGCCTATAGCACGGCTTTTGAAAATAATTACAAAATTGTAAGCCAGCAATATAAAGTAAAACTGTTGCCGTTCTTCCTTGAAGGTGTGGCTGGGCAGAAACATTTAATCCAGAATGATCAAATTCACCCCAACGCCAAAGCACAACCGATCATGCTGAATGTGGCTTATCCCTATATCAAAGGCGCCTTATAA
- the aac(6')-I gene encoding AAC(6')-Ighjkrstuvwx family aminoglycoside N-acetyltransferase, whose translation MNIMPISESQLSDWLRLRSLLWPDHEETHLQEMHQLITQAHSLQLLAYTDSQQAIAMLEASIRYEYVNGTQTSPVAFLEGIYVLPEYRRSGIATDLVQQVEIWAKQFACTEFASDAALDNHISHAMHRALGFHETERVVYFKKNIG comes from the coding sequence ATGAATATTATGCCGATATCTGAATCACAATTATCGGATTGGCTACGATTAAGAAGCTTACTCTGGCCTGATCATGAAGAAACACATTTACAGGAAATGCATCAACTGATCACACAGGCACATAGTTTACAATTATTGGCTTATACCGATAGCCAACAAGCAATTGCCATGTTGGAGGCTTCGATTCGATATGAATATGTGAATGGTACGCAAACCTCACCCGTGGCTTTTCTTGAAGGGATTTATGTCTTACCTGAATATCGCCGTTCAGGTATCGCAACAGATTTGGTTCAGCAGGTTGAAATCTGGGCCAAACAGTTTGCATGTACTGAGTTTGCTTCAGATGCAGCGTTGGACAATCATATTAGCCATGCAATGCATCGAGCACTCGGTTTTCATGAAACTGAACGTGTGGTGTATTTTAAGAAAAATATCGGCTAA
- a CDS encoding carbonic anhydrase, translating to MLTAQEALERLKAGNARFVKGEAVQQKLLSHQERAEMASEQNPFAIVLGCSDSRVPAEMVFDQGLGDLFVIRVAGNIVAPSQVGSVEFAAERYDCAVVVVLGHSHCGAIQATIDTLMHPEQPPSSNLMSIVNRVRPSVEILMQTDLKNDLKKLSAHAVRSNVFASVNQLRHGSAVLESLIEKGKMIVVGAEYSLETGEVSFFDF from the coding sequence ATGCTCACCGCTCAAGAAGCCCTAGAACGTTTAAAAGCTGGTAATGCTCGTTTTGTAAAGGGAGAGGCAGTTCAACAAAAACTATTGTCTCACCAAGAACGTGCCGAAATGGCAAGTGAACAAAATCCTTTTGCGATTGTTTTAGGATGTTCTGATTCTCGAGTACCTGCGGAAATGGTATTTGACCAAGGCTTAGGTGACCTATTCGTGATTCGTGTTGCAGGTAATATTGTTGCACCTTCACAAGTAGGGAGTGTTGAGTTTGCAGCAGAACGTTATGACTGTGCAGTGGTTGTGGTATTAGGACATAGTCATTGTGGTGCGATTCAAGCAACCATTGACACCTTAATGCACCCTGAACAGCCGCCATCGTCAAATTTGATGTCGATTGTCAATCGTGTGCGTCCTTCGGTTGAAATCTTGATGCAAACAGATTTAAAAAATGATTTGAAAAAACTGTCAGCTCATGCGGTTCGTTCCAATGTATTTGCTTCAGTAAATCAATTACGTCATGGTTCAGCGGTGTTGGAAAGTCTGATCGAGAAAGGCAAAATGATTGTGGTAGGCGCTGAATATTCACTGGAAACAGGTGAAGTCAGTTTCTTCGATTTTTAA